A genomic stretch from uncultured Cohaesibacter sp. includes:
- a CDS encoding molybdopterin-binding protein, translated as MTKELITAAVLVIGDEILSGRTKDKNIGFIADYLTQLGIDLREVRVVADDQDAIVEAVNALRARWTYVFTSGGIGPTHDDITADAMAAAFGVGIDHDPRAMAILEAHYAKSPDMEFNEARKRMARIPFGADLIENRVSSAPGFRLENVHVMAGVPSVMQAMMDAIAPTLKTNAQVMSETIDSGVGEGLVAGPLADLAKDHPNVVIGSYPYMREDLFATNIVMRSRSREDLDNAAKAVHDMLQTLKGQKQAQV; from the coding sequence ATGACTAAAGAGTTGATCACGGCAGCCGTTCTGGTAATTGGCGACGAAATCCTTTCCGGACGCACCAAGGACAAGAATATCGGATTCATTGCGGACTATCTCACCCAGTTGGGCATCGACCTCAGGGAGGTGCGCGTTGTTGCCGATGATCAGGACGCGATTGTCGAAGCGGTCAATGCGCTGCGCGCCCGGTGGACATATGTGTTCACCAGCGGCGGCATCGGGCCAACACATGATGATATCACCGCAGATGCCATGGCGGCAGCGTTCGGCGTTGGTATCGATCATGATCCGCGGGCCATGGCCATTTTGGAAGCCCATTATGCAAAATCGCCCGACATGGAATTCAACGAAGCGCGCAAGCGGATGGCCCGCATCCCCTTCGGTGCGGATCTGATTGAAAACAGGGTTTCCAGCGCGCCGGGTTTCCGGTTGGAAAATGTGCATGTCATGGCCGGTGTGCCGTCCGTCATGCAGGCGATGATGGATGCCATCGCGCCAACGCTCAAGACCAATGCGCAAGTGATGAGCGAGACCATTGACAGCGGCGTGGGAGAAGGCCTTGTTGCCGGTCCTCTGGCGGATCTTGCCAAGGATCATCCCAATGTGGTGATCGGGTCTTACCCCTATATGCGCGAAGATCTGTTCGCAACGAATATCGTTATGCGTTCTCGCTCGCGGGAAGATCTGGACAATGCGGCCAAGGCCGTGCATGACATGCTTCAAACATTAAAAGGGCAGAAGCAGGCACAGGTCTAG
- the gpt gene encoding xanthine phosphoribosyltransferase, protein MSEPSSNAFPVYWEQFHRDCRALAWRLKGVSEWKAIVCITRGGLVPAAIIARELEVRMIDTVCVASYHDYESQGEMQVLKPIDPSVIDVEGGEGEGVLIIDDLVDTGKTAKVVRAMLPKAHFATVYAKPKGRPLVDTFVTEVSQDTWIYFPWDMGLQFQAPIAK, encoded by the coding sequence ATGTCCGAACCATCCTCCAACGCTTTCCCGGTGTATTGGGAACAATTCCATCGGGACTGTCGCGCGCTGGCTTGGCGTCTGAAAGGCGTTTCCGAGTGGAAAGCAATTGTTTGCATTACGCGTGGCGGTCTTGTGCCTGCTGCCATCATTGCCCGAGAACTTGAAGTGCGGATGATCGATACCGTCTGCGTCGCTTCGTACCATGATTATGAAAGTCAGGGTGAAATGCAGGTTCTAAAGCCGATCGATCCGTCTGTAATTGACGTGGAAGGGGGCGAAGGCGAGGGGGTCCTGATCATTGATGATCTGGTTGACACCGGCAAAACCGCCAAGGTGGTGCGTGCCATGCTGCCGAAGGCGCATTTTGCAACGGTTTATGCCAAGCCGAAAGGGCGCCCTCTGGTGGATACCTTCGTTACAGAGGTTTCCCAGGATACCTGGATTTATTTCCCATGGGACATGGGGCTGCAGTTCCAGGCGCCAATCGCGAAATAG
- the sfsA gene encoding DNA/RNA nuclease SfsA, producing the protein MKFEKPLIPGHLIQRYKRFLADVELDDGTVITAHCANPGSMLGLKDQGTRVWLSKSDNPKRKLAYSWELSEFDNAMIGINTSHPNHIVEEAILEGRIAELTGYETLRREVKYGKNSRIDLLLQDEGKPDCYVEVKNVHLLREQGLAEFPDSVTKRGAKHLGELADMVKQGHRAVMLYLVQRTDADRFALASDIDPAYAEAFRLATNAGVEAIVYMCAISHSEINLTHAIPFAKQPPAPD; encoded by the coding sequence ATGAAATTTGAAAAGCCACTCATTCCGGGCCATCTCATCCAGCGATACAAGCGCTTTCTTGCCGATGTCGAACTGGATGATGGAACGGTGATAACAGCGCATTGCGCCAATCCCGGCTCCATGCTTGGCCTCAAGGACCAAGGCACCCGAGTCTGGCTGTCAAAATCGGACAATCCCAAGCGCAAGCTGGCCTATAGCTGGGAACTCAGCGAATTTGACAATGCGATGATCGGCATCAACACCAGCCATCCCAACCACATCGTAGAAGAAGCCATTCTTGAGGGACGCATCGCAGAGCTTACAGGCTATGAAACCCTGCGGCGCGAGGTGAAATATGGCAAGAACAGCCGCATCGACCTCTTGTTGCAGGATGAAGGCAAGCCCGATTGTTATGTCGAGGTCAAGAATGTGCACCTGTTGCGCGAACAGGGGCTCGCGGAATTTCCCGATTCGGTAACCAAGCGGGGCGCCAAGCATCTGGGCGAATTGGCCGACATGGTCAAACAAGGGCATCGTGCCGTCATGCTCTATCTGGTCCAGAGAACGGACGCCGATCGCTTTGCGCTGGCAAGCGATATCGATCCGGCCTATGCGGAAGCCTTCCGGCTGGCAACGAACGCCGGCGTGGAAGCCATCGTATATATGTGTGCCATTTCTCATAGCGAGATTAACTTGACCCACGCCATACCCTTTGCAAAACAGCCCCCTGCCCCCGATTGA
- a CDS encoding ABC transporter ATP-binding protein: protein MTSWQDNPILTVEHLTMRFGGLVAVDDLSFEVGREDITALIGPNGAGKTTVFNCVTGFYKPTEGRITMKRENGQEFLLERIPDFEIAHHARVARTFQNIRLFGGMTVLENLMIAQHNKLMKDSIFSIGGIFGIKSFRKSEDNSVKKATEWLERINLIDRADDPAADLPYGDQRRLEIARAMCTNPELLCLDEPAAGLNPRETSELNGLLHSIRDIDKTAVLLIEHDMSMVMEISDHVVVLDYGVKISDGDANFVQNDPRVIAAYLGVDDDEVEVAEAEAKVGHKEGAVS, encoded by the coding sequence ATGACCAGTTGGCAAGATAATCCAATCCTGACCGTTGAGCATCTCACCATGCGCTTTGGCGGTCTGGTCGCAGTTGATGACCTCTCCTTTGAGGTCGGACGCGAAGACATCACAGCTCTCATCGGCCCAAACGGTGCGGGAAAGACCACCGTCTTCAACTGTGTCACCGGCTTCTATAAGCCCACAGAAGGGCGTATCACGATGAAGCGGGAAAACGGACAGGAATTCCTGCTGGAACGGATTCCCGATTTCGAGATCGCCCACCACGCGCGTGTCGCCCGAACCTTCCAGAATATTCGCCTGTTCGGCGGCATGACCGTGCTGGAAAACCTGATGATCGCCCAGCACAACAAGCTGATGAAAGACTCGATCTTTTCGATTGGCGGTATCTTCGGCATCAAGTCTTTCCGCAAATCCGAGGACAACTCGGTAAAGAAAGCGACTGAGTGGCTTGAGCGCATCAATCTGATTGATCGTGCCGATGATCCGGCAGCAGACCTGCCTTATGGAGATCAGCGGCGCCTCGAGATCGCCAGAGCCATGTGCACCAACCCTGAACTGTTGTGCCTTGACGAACCGGCCGCTGGCCTCAATCCGCGTGAGACGAGCGAGCTCAACGGCCTGCTCCATTCCATTCGCGATATCGACAAGACAGCCGTTCTGCTCATCGAGCATGACATGTCCATGGTGATGGAAATCTCGGATCACGTCGTGGTGCTTGACTATGGTGTCAAGATTTCTGACGGCGACGCGAATTTCGTTCAGAATGATCCGCGCGTTATCGCCGCTTATCTGGGCGTTGATGACGATGAAGTCGAAGTTGCCGAAGCCGAAGCCAAAGTCGGGCATAAAGAGGGAGCCGTGTCATGA
- the cueR gene encoding Cu(I)-responsive transcriptional regulator — protein sequence MNISQAAGIAALPAKTLRYYEDIGLVVPARRENGYRDYAEEDLNRLRLIGRARKLGFSIEECRTLLALQADRHRASADVKRIAQAHLKEIDEKIEELQALRSDLAPLVAACKGDEGADCAILKDLVQPH from the coding sequence ATGAATATCAGTCAAGCAGCTGGAATTGCCGCTCTGCCAGCCAAGACATTGCGGTATTACGAGGATATCGGGCTGGTGGTTCCTGCGCGGCGCGAGAATGGCTACAGGGATTATGCGGAGGAAGATCTCAACCGCCTGCGCCTCATCGGGCGGGCGCGCAAGTTGGGCTTCAGTATTGAGGAATGCCGCACGCTTCTTGCGCTTCAGGCCGACAGGCACAGGGCCAGTGCCGATGTGAAACGCATCGCTCAGGCGCATCTGAAGGAGATTGATGAAAAGATTGAGGAATTGCAGGCTTTGCGGTCAGATCTTGCGCCGCTGGTTGCTGCTTGCAAAGGAGATGAAGGGGCGGATTGCGCGATCCTGAAGGATCTTGTGCAGCCTCATTGA
- the map gene encoding type I methionyl aminopeptidase has protein sequence MVNYIDADSAPLRNTGDIRLYSQEDFEGMRRAGQLAARALDGVAKLVKPGVPTKVIDDFIRDFGEENNALPATLNYRGYRNYTCTSINHVVCHGIPNEKPLKEGDIVNVDVTYILDGWYGDSSRMYPVGEIKRAPERLIDVTYNALMIGIEQAKPGKTTGDIGAAIQEYAEGERCGVVRDFCGHGVGRLFHDAPNILHYGSWGESIELKPGMIFTIEPMINLGKPHVKVLKDGWTAVTRDKSLSAQFEHSLGITETGCEIFTLSPEGLDKPPYNVT, from the coding sequence ATGGTAAATTACATTGATGCCGATAGCGCCCCTCTGCGCAACACCGGAGATATCCGCCTTTACAGTCAAGAGGATTTCGAAGGCATGCGCCGCGCCGGGCAGCTTGCCGCACGGGCTCTTGATGGTGTCGCAAAGCTCGTCAAGCCAGGCGTCCCGACAAAGGTGATCGACGATTTCATTCGAGATTTCGGGGAAGAAAATAATGCGCTTCCGGCCACGCTGAATTATCGCGGTTACAGGAACTATACCTGCACCTCGATCAATCATGTGGTTTGTCATGGCATTCCCAACGAAAAGCCACTCAAGGAAGGGGACATCGTCAATGTCGATGTCACCTATATTCTGGATGGCTGGTATGGCGACAGCTCGCGCATGTATCCGGTCGGAGAGATCAAACGCGCCCCGGAGCGTCTGATCGACGTAACCTACAATGCCCTGATGATCGGGATTGAACAGGCCAAGCCCGGCAAAACCACCGGCGACATTGGCGCGGCCATTCAGGAATATGCCGAAGGCGAGCGCTGCGGTGTGGTGCGTGATTTCTGCGGGCACGGTGTCGGTCGTCTCTTCCATGATGCCCCTAATATTCTGCATTATGGCAGCTGGGGGGAAAGCATCGAGCTGAAACCGGGTATGATTTTCACCATCGAACCGATGATCAATCTGGGCAAGCCGCACGTCAAGGTGCTCAAGGATGGCTGGACGGCCGTTACGCGTGACAAAAGCCTGTCGGCCCAGTTCGAGCATTCACTTGGCATCACGGAAACGGGCTGTGAAATCTTCACCCTGTCGCCGGAAGGGCTGGACAAGCCCCCTTATAACGTAACCTGA
- a CDS encoding DUF6538 domain-containing protein encodes MEREDRFLQQRGKRWYYVRRVPIDLASHYSAKYIRKRLKTSDLAEARIRRDAMEHADDALWADMRMDGQASDVASRRYDQAINRAVALSYKYVPASELASGADLAEIVKRVEDLPAGGDYSKANSDALLGRVSKPDISLADAFKVLRDEIRAHELASKDEEGKEDWIKLKQMSIDLFIEVCGDIPIGAISREDGRTFFNYWKERVLGKSGTKITGKYANRHIGNLRSLLRDYWAYVGEDHQNPFEGFSFGEKQKGQRIPLRVSQIDTLFLKPGVFQKMNLEARLIAYMMIETGARMSEIATLEAEDFKLEGDYPHLMIFEREGRILKTGNSNRILPLVGISLEAAKIAEKVGGFPHYRPRRKGLSTTLNKFCRENQFFEAGQSMYSIRHSFEDRMKEADVDVEMRKYLMGHEIDREKYGSFASLKKKWEAVKKIELPFDPALFKDIC; translated from the coding sequence ATGGAACGTGAAGATCGATTTTTGCAGCAGCGTGGGAAGCGCTGGTATTATGTCCGGCGCGTTCCTATCGATCTCGCCTCCCACTATTCCGCCAAATATATTCGCAAGCGTTTGAAAACATCAGACTTGGCCGAAGCTCGCATTAGGCGTGATGCAATGGAGCATGCCGATGATGCCCTTTGGGCAGATATGAGAATGGACGGTCAGGCGAGTGATGTAGCATCTCGGCGCTATGACCAAGCAATCAATCGGGCAGTTGCGCTTAGCTACAAATATGTTCCTGCATCCGAATTGGCGTCGGGCGCGGACCTTGCCGAGATCGTTAAGCGTGTTGAAGATCTGCCTGCAGGTGGAGACTACAGTAAGGCTAACTCTGATGCGCTGCTGGGCCGTGTTTCTAAGCCTGATATTAGCTTGGCGGATGCATTCAAGGTTTTGCGTGATGAGATCCGGGCTCATGAATTGGCCAGCAAAGACGAGGAAGGCAAAGAGGACTGGATCAAACTCAAGCAGATGTCTATTGATTTGTTCATTGAGGTCTGTGGCGATATCCCTATCGGAGCAATCAGCCGGGAGGACGGGCGTACCTTCTTCAACTACTGGAAAGAGCGTGTCTTGGGCAAGAGCGGAACCAAGATCACTGGCAAGTATGCAAACCGCCATATCGGCAATCTGCGCTCTTTGCTGAGGGACTATTGGGCTTATGTCGGGGAAGATCATCAGAACCCCTTTGAGGGTTTCTCCTTCGGGGAAAAACAGAAGGGGCAGAGAATTCCTCTTCGGGTATCCCAGATAGACACTTTGTTCCTGAAGCCTGGTGTTTTTCAGAAAATGAACCTTGAGGCGCGTCTCATTGCCTACATGATGATTGAAACCGGCGCGAGGATGAGCGAGATAGCCACTCTCGAGGCAGAAGACTTCAAATTGGAGGGGGACTATCCTCACCTCATGATCTTTGAACGTGAGGGCCGTATTCTCAAGACAGGGAACTCCAACAGGATTTTGCCTCTGGTCGGGATTTCTCTGGAAGCTGCCAAGATTGCGGAGAAGGTCGGTGGCTTTCCGCACTATCGCCCCAGGCGAAAGGGGCTTTCCACGACGCTCAATAAGTTTTGCCGTGAAAATCAGTTCTTCGAAGCCGGGCAGTCCATGTACAGCATCCGACACTCGTTCGAAGATAGGATGAAAGAGGCTGATGTAGACGTGGAAATGCGAAAGTACCTCATGGGGCACGAGATCGACCGCGAGAAGTATGGCTCGTTTGCAAGCCTGAAGAAGAAGTGGGAAGCGGTGAAGAAGATTGAGCTGCCGTTTGATCCGGCGCTTTTTAAAGATATTTGCTGA
- a CDS encoding branched-chain amino acid ABC transporter permease LivH (LivHMGF is the membrane component of the LIV-I/LS branched-chain amino acid transporter) translates to MEYFIQQLINGVTLGSIYGLIAIGYTMVYGIIGMINFAHGDIFMVGAFIALITLLAVTAMGITFLPVALLIVLIVSMLMTSVWGWGVERLAYRPLRGSFRLAPLITAIGMSIVLQNFVQVVQGARVKPLPPQITGGITIMEKDGFLVQLSYMQILIIVTTVLLMAGFTLLINRTSLGRAQRACEQDQKMASLLGVNVDRTISLTFVMGAALASVAGVMFLLYYGVIDFYIGFLAGVKAFTAAVLGGIGSLPGAMLGGLLIGLIETFWSGYFSVEYKDVAAFSILAIVLIFMPSGLLGKPEVEKV, encoded by the coding sequence ATGGAATATTTTATTCAGCAGCTGATTAATGGCGTCACATTAGGGTCGATTTACGGCCTGATTGCCATCGGCTATACCATGGTATATGGCATCATCGGCATGATCAACTTTGCCCATGGTGACATTTTCATGGTTGGTGCATTCATTGCATTGATTACACTATTGGCGGTTACTGCCATGGGGATCACTTTTCTTCCGGTAGCACTGTTGATCGTCCTTATCGTTTCCATGCTCATGACATCGGTTTGGGGCTGGGGCGTCGAGCGTCTTGCTTATCGTCCCCTGCGCGGATCTTTCCGCCTCGCTCCGTTGATCACGGCGATCGGCATGTCCATCGTGCTGCAGAACTTCGTTCAGGTGGTTCAGGGCGCACGCGTCAAGCCGCTTCCACCACAAATCACCGGTGGCATCACCATTATGGAAAAGGATGGTTTTCTGGTTCAGCTGTCATACATGCAGATCCTGATCATCGTCACGACGGTATTGCTGATGGCTGGCTTCACGCTTCTGATCAACAGGACATCTCTTGGCAGAGCCCAGCGCGCTTGCGAACAGGATCAGAAAATGGCCTCCCTGCTCGGCGTCAATGTTGACCGCACCATTTCCCTGACCTTCGTCATGGGCGCAGCGCTTGCTTCCGTCGCAGGCGTGATGTTCCTGCTTTATTACGGTGTGATCGACTTCTATATCGGCTTCCTTGCCGGGGTTAAGGCCTTCACGGCAGCGGTTCTCGGAGGCATAGGCTCATTGCCTGGCGCCATGTTGGGCGGTTTGCTGATCGGCTTGATCGAAACCTTCTGGTCCGGCTACTTCTCCGTTGAATATAAAGACGTGGCGGCCTTCTCGATCCTTGCAATTGTGCTGATCTTCATGCCGTCAGGCCTGCTTGGCAAGCCAGAAGTGGAGAAGGTGTAA
- a CDS encoding DUF2303 family protein, which translates to MDISADALKHLEIMANRKQKPEVVTVDHPSGEKLSFLVTYDGDGGMNAKDITSSLEQFDETPLRRKGTAGFETLDSFIDHANRFQNTNSALFATKLSSDISIQCVIDYHDRVNDLDGEEHADAKPRHGQHRGRHDFPLSEEYKKWLAISERNEPLDTREFSYFLEDNIIDVMFLPDFLRPDGKAPETPADQDLLALIQKLEGKPCGPEKLMNLAKGLQVNEDTKIKAFYDRNSGQSKIGFESEHTDAEGNKLDVPNMFLISIPVFNGDQHYRIPVRLRYRPRGGTVVWMMELHRPDIFLEDAFKLACSKAANETGLPLFYGNPE; encoded by the coding sequence ATGGATATTTCAGCCGACGCACTCAAGCATCTGGAAATCATGGCCAACCGGAAGCAGAAACCGGAAGTCGTCACCGTCGATCATCCATCTGGCGAAAAGCTCTCGTTCCTCGTCACCTATGATGGTGATGGAGGCATGAATGCCAAGGACATTACGTCATCACTCGAGCAATTCGATGAAACACCCTTGCGCCGGAAGGGCACTGCCGGTTTTGAAACGCTGGACAGCTTCATTGATCATGCGAACCGCTTCCAAAACACCAACAGCGCTCTGTTTGCTACCAAGCTTTCCAGTGATATTTCGATCCAGTGTGTGATTGACTATCATGATCGCGTCAATGATCTGGATGGCGAAGAGCATGCAGACGCCAAGCCACGCCACGGCCAGCATCGAGGGCGCCATGACTTCCCGCTTTCCGAAGAATACAAGAAATGGCTCGCTATAAGTGAACGCAATGAGCCTCTTGATACGCGGGAGTTTTCTTACTTCCTGGAAGACAACATCATTGACGTGATGTTCCTACCAGATTTCTTGCGCCCGGATGGCAAAGCTCCGGAAACCCCGGCTGATCAGGACTTGCTTGCTCTCATCCAGAAACTGGAAGGCAAGCCATGTGGTCCCGAGAAGCTGATGAACCTGGCCAAAGGCCTCCAGGTCAACGAAGACACCAAGATCAAAGCCTTCTATGACCGTAATAGTGGCCAAAGCAAAATCGGCTTTGAGTCTGAGCATACCGACGCGGAAGGCAACAAGCTGGACGTGCCGAACATGTTCCTGATTTCTATCCCTGTCTTCAATGGCGACCAGCATTATCGCATCCCGGTTCGCCTGCGCTATCGCCCGCGTGGCGGTACTGTCGTTTGGATGATGGAGCTGCACCGGCCCGACATCTTCCTTGAAGACGCTTTCAAATTGGCGTGCAGCAAAGCTGCCAATGAAACCGGCCTTCCCCTCTTCTACGGCAACCCGGAATAA
- a CDS encoding DUF2829 domain-containing protein produces the protein MTRQEYNDYRGWKLPEDEDGTDEGLLVEYIDGGKSNHPDHEGYISWSPKEQFEKAYQPTGSMTFGHALEALKAGCKVARAGWNGIGMFAYLVPSSEFKVNRAPLLGIYPEGHPISYRPHIDLKTADGSVATWAPSGSDALAEDWMIVN, from the coding sequence ATGACACGGCAAGAGTATAACGACTATCGCGGTTGGAAGCTGCCCGAAGACGAAGACGGGACCGATGAAGGTTTACTTGTCGAATATATAGACGGGGGAAAATCCAACCACCCAGATCATGAAGGATATATCTCGTGGTCGCCCAAAGAGCAGTTTGAAAAAGCATATCAGCCAACCGGATCAATGACGTTTGGACATGCTCTTGAAGCCCTCAAAGCGGGTTGCAAGGTTGCTCGCGCTGGCTGGAATGGCATTGGCATGTTTGCCTATCTGGTTCCTAGCAGTGAGTTCAAGGTAAACCGGGCTCCCCTTCTCGGGATCTATCCGGAAGGTCATCCCATTTCCTATCGTCCTCACATTGATCTGAAAACGGCAGACGGATCTGTTGCCACCTGGGCTCCATCTGGAAGCGATGCACTCGCTGAAGACTGGATGATTGTGAACTAA
- the radC gene encoding DNA repair protein RadC — MGELKDAAGQPHYVGHRERLRQKFRDSGPDALHDYELLELILFRAIPRRDTKPLAKNLLARFGSFAEVIAAPDHLLMEFPGVKQAVVTELKLIHAAASKFAEDRVKDRPVLSSWNAVIDYCRTTMAFNDIEQFRILFLDKKNALITDEVQQTGTVDHTPVYTREVVKRALELSATAIIMVHNHPSGDPTPSRADIDMTQQVSDACDRLSITLHDHIIVARNGHTSFKGLGLI, encoded by the coding sequence ATGGGTGAGCTGAAAGACGCGGCAGGCCAGCCTCATTATGTGGGTCACAGGGAACGGTTGCGGCAGAAATTCCGCGACTCTGGCCCTGACGCCCTGCATGATTACGAGTTACTCGAACTGATCCTGTTCCGTGCCATTCCCCGCAGGGATACAAAGCCACTCGCCAAGAATCTGCTTGCCCGTTTTGGCTCCTTTGCCGAAGTGATCGCGGCTCCGGATCATCTCTTGATGGAATTTCCCGGCGTCAAGCAAGCCGTGGTCACCGAGCTGAAGCTCATCCACGCTGCCGCCTCCAAATTCGCCGAGGATCGCGTCAAGGATCGCCCGGTGCTCTCCTCATGGAACGCGGTCATCGACTATTGCCGCACCACCATGGCCTTCAACGATATCGAACAGTTCCGCATTCTGTTTCTGGACAAGAAGAACGCACTCATCACCGATGAAGTGCAACAGACGGGCACTGTGGACCATACGCCGGTGTACACACGTGAAGTCGTCAAGCGAGCTCTGGAGCTGTCAGCCACCGCCATCATCATGGTCCACAACCACCCCAGCGGCGACCCGACCCCGTCGCGGGCTGATATTGACATGACCCAACAGGTCTCTGACGCATGCGACCGTCTCAGCATCACCTTGCATGACCACATCATCGTCGCGCGCAATGGCCATACAAGCTTCAAGGGGCTTGGGCTTATATAG
- a CDS encoding HNH endonuclease signature motif containing protein encodes MIAVVATEQTAEKLVTNRSEFSKKTKAEAFLRDGGCCVKCGGKLHPDTTEYDHIKPCGLDGDNSLDNCQCLCSDCHRGKTRSDVKTIAKVKRMHNKHVGLETRRKQKIPSRPFAGSRTSGWKKKLDGSVERRVS; translated from the coding sequence ATGATTGCCGTAGTCGCTACGGAACAGACAGCTGAAAAGCTTGTTACGAACCGGTCTGAATTCTCCAAGAAGACAAAAGCAGAAGCCTTCCTGCGTGATGGTGGTTGCTGCGTGAAATGCGGCGGCAAGCTGCATCCGGATACGACCGAGTATGATCACATCAAGCCTTGTGGTCTGGATGGCGATAACTCCCTCGATAACTGTCAATGCCTCTGCAGCGATTGCCACAGGGGCAAGACCAGGAGCGATGTAAAGACCATCGCCAAGGTCAAACGCATGCACAATAAGCATGTTGGTCTCGAAACACGCCGCAAGCAGAAGATCCCCTCTCGCCCCTTTGCTGGCTCTCGCACCTCTGGCTGGAAAAAGAAGCTGGATGGAAGCGTGGAGAGGCGCGTCTCATGA
- the livM gene encoding high-affinity branched-chain amino acid ABC transporter permease LivM, which translates to MSNFLQTRVGAALKDAALAAVITLLLASILVGLRTKTEQGGLVIVGQWGLVAWMVGVVFVGRLAMSLLIWRGNNPVANAMNAMLPKQDTVGKIGKLVGPLLLLFAVTLPFYGNRYVIDMGILVLTYIMLGWGLNIVVGLAGLLDLGYVAFYAVGAYSYALFAHYFGLSFWICLPLAGILAAFWGMILGFPVLRLRGDYLAIVTLAFGEIIRVVLLNWYEFTGGPDGISRIPRPSFFGLEFTRKNGFADFFGLHYSSMHRIIFLFYLILILALITNFVTMRLRKLPIGRAWEALREDEIACRSLGINTTNTKLTAFALGAMFGGFAGAFFATRQGFISPESFTFMESAIILAIVVLGGLGSQLGVVVASLVMIGGFEVFRDLEDLRMLVFGLLMVGIMIWKPRGIVSSRAPSVFLKEKKSVSGDLVAEGEG; encoded by the coding sequence ATGTCAAACTTCTTGCAAACGCGCGTTGGCGCTGCGTTGAAAGACGCGGCCCTCGCAGCGGTGATTACCCTTCTGCTCGCTTCCATTCTGGTTGGCTTGCGCACCAAGACAGAACAGGGCGGACTGGTCATTGTGGGCCAGTGGGGTCTCGTCGCATGGATGGTGGGCGTCGTCTTCGTCGGTCGCCTTGCCATGAGCCTTCTCATCTGGCGCGGCAACAACCCGGTTGCCAATGCCATGAACGCCATGCTGCCCAAGCAGGATACAGTCGGCAAGATCGGCAAACTCGTCGGTCCGTTGCTTCTGCTCTTCGCAGTCACTTTGCCATTCTATGGCAACCGGTATGTCATCGATATGGGCATTCTGGTACTGACCTACATCATGCTTGGCTGGGGCCTTAATATCGTGGTCGGACTGGCTGGCCTGCTCGACCTTGGATATGTAGCCTTTTACGCGGTCGGCGCCTATTCCTACGCCCTGTTCGCGCATTATTTTGGCCTGTCCTTCTGGATCTGTCTGCCGCTTGCCGGCATTCTGGCAGCCTTCTGGGGCATGATCCTTGGCTTCCCCGTCTTGCGCCTTCGCGGCGACTATCTGGCGATTGTGACCCTGGCATTCGGGGAAATCATTCGTGTCGTGCTGCTCAACTGGTATGAATTCACCGGTGGCCCGGATGGTATCTCGCGCATTCCTCGCCCTTCTTTCTTCGGGCTGGAATTCACCCGCAAGAACGGATTTGCGGACTTCTTCGGGCTTCACTATTCCTCAATGCACCGGATCATCTTTCTCTTCTATCTCATCCTGATCCTCGCCCTGATAACCAACTTCGTGACCATGCGTCTGCGAAAGTTGCCAATCGGACGCGCCTGGGAAGCCTTGCGTGAAGACGAGATTGCCTGCCGGTCACTGGGTATCAACACCACCAACACCAAGCTGACAGCCTTTGCTCTGGGTGCCATGTTCGGCGGCTTTGCGGGCGCTTTCTTCGCCACAAGGCAGGGTTTCATTTCTCCGGAAAGTTTCACCTTCATGGAATCGGCCATCATTCTGGCCATCGTGGTTCTGGGGGGGCTCGGCAGCCAGTTGGGCGTTGTCGTCGCCTCGCTCGTCATGATTGGCGGCTTCGAGGTCTTCCGTGATCTGGAAGATCTGCGCATGCTCGTCTTCGGCCTTCTGATGGTCGGAATCATGATCTGGAAACCACGCGGCATTGTCTCCAGCAGAGCGCCTTCGGTGTTCCTCAAGGAGAAGAAATCCGTGTCCGGAGATCTCGTAGCGGAGGGTGAAGGATGA